The following proteins are co-located in the Phyllostomus discolor isolate MPI-MPIP mPhyDis1 chromosome 1, mPhyDis1.pri.v3, whole genome shotgun sequence genome:
- the LOC114490338 gene encoding olfactory receptor 4F6-like has protein sequence MDQVNGSVVTDFVLLGLAQSLGMQFFLFLFFSLFYVGIILGNLFIVFTVIFDSHLHSPMYILLANLSLIDLGLSSTTVPRAIFDLFSDCKIISFHSCMIQMFFIHVMGGVEMALLIAMAYDRYTAICKPLHYLTIMSPKMCMLLIVAAWIIGVIHAVFQFVFVINLPFCGPNYVGSFYCDFPRIIKLACMATYKLEFVVTANSGFISMGTFFFLIMSYIFILVTVRKHSSKDLSKAFFTLSAHITVVVLFFTPCMFLYVWPFPTKSLDTFFSIVDFVVTPVLNPAIYTLRNRDMKVAMRRLTGQVVSSREMT, from the coding sequence ATGGACCAAGTAAATGGCTCTGTGGTAACTGACTTTGTGTTACTGGGACTGGCACAATCCTTGGGAatgcagttttttctttttcttttcttttctctattctaTGTGGGGATTATCCTAGGAAACCTCTTCATTGTGTTCACAGTGATTTTTGATTCTCACTTACACTCCCCCATGTATATTCTGCTGGCCAATCTATCACTCATTGACCTGGGCCTTTCATCTACCACAGTTCCTAGGGCAATATTTGACCTTTTCAGTGATTGTAAAATCATTTCTTTCCACAGTTGCATGATACAAATGTTCTTTATTCATGTCATGGGAGGAGTGGAGATGGCACTGCTCATAGCCATGGCATATGACAGGTACACTGCAATCTGCAAACCTCTCCACTATCTAACTATTATGAGTCCCAAAATGTGCATGCTTTTGATAGTGGCTGCTTGGATCATTGGAGTGATTCATGCTGtgtttcagtttgtttttgtcataaatttaCCTTTCTGTGGTCCTAATTATGTGGGGAGCTTTTATTGTGATTTTCCTAGGATTATTAAACTTGCATGCATGGCTACTTATAAACTAGAATTTGTGGTCACTGCCAACAGTGGCTTCATATCTATGGgaaccttctttttcttaattatgtcATATATCTTtattctggtcactgtcagaaaACATTCTTCAAAGGATTTGTCCAAAGCATTCTTTACTTTGTCAGCTCACATCACAgtagtggttttgtttttcactccATGCATGTTTCTCTATGTGTGGCCTTTTCCTACCAAGTCATtggatacatttttttccattgtggaCTTTGTTGTCACTCCTGTCTTAAATCCTGCCATTTATACTTTAAGGAACAGAGATATGAAAGTGGCAATGAGAAGATTGACTGGACAAGTTGTAAGTTCTAGGGAGATGACGTGA